Proteins from a genomic interval of Frankiaceae bacterium:
- a CDS encoding peroxiredoxin, which translates to MVDVGQAAPDFALKDQNNEVVSLADFRAVKNVVLIFYPWAFTRVCGSELHALQADLASFQNDAVQVLTVSVDAPYAHRVWAEQEGFEFPLLADFWPHGAVAQAYGCFDDVRGVARRGTYVIDRAGIVRWQVVTGIPEGRDQAAYLEALAEL; encoded by the coding sequence ATGGTCGACGTCGGTCAGGCAGCGCCGGACTTCGCGCTGAAGGACCAGAACAACGAGGTCGTCTCGCTCGCCGACTTCCGCGCCGTCAAGAACGTCGTCCTGATCTTCTACCCGTGGGCGTTCACCCGCGTCTGCGGCTCCGAGCTGCACGCGCTGCAGGCCGACCTGGCGTCGTTCCAGAACGACGCGGTGCAGGTGCTCACGGTGTCGGTCGACGCGCCGTACGCGCACCGGGTCTGGGCCGAGCAGGAGGGGTTCGAGTTCCCGCTGCTGGCGGACTTCTGGCCGCACGGGGCGGTGGCGCAGGCGTACGGCTGCTTCGACGACGTACGCGGGGTGGCGCGGCGGGGGACGTACGTCATCGACCGCGCCGGGATCGTGCGCTGGCAGGTCGTCACGGGCATCCCGGAGGGTCGCGACCAGGCGGCGTACCTCGAGGCGCTGGCGGAGCTCTAG
- a CDS encoding MFS transporter — MTRSLLPQRMRGLPRAVWVLVAGTLITRAGSFVVPFMTIYLHTDRGLSLRAAGIALGAWGAGGMVASLTGGTLADRLGRKPVVVGSPALGGLAVVGLVVTQAPWAVVLVAFLAGAVSESGRPAVSAMLTDLTPPGRRIDAFALFRLVVNLGFAVGTGLGGVLIATYGFAPLFLADAATSWAYAVVAFLLLRETKPATTAKADGAPRRGFGAVFADRVMRRYWMGTFVGALMFCQPMSTLALALTDRGMSTAVYGALISTNGVLIIATEFWLSGRTRRFPPHRVMAVGSVLLGVGFALTGAVGASIPLLVATVLIWTTGEMLGSPTGQAYLAAIAPPDLRGRYAGAVGLAWSLAFTVGPFLGTIALENGGAYYWFGSLALALASAGLFLTLPHVSLAQPSIPPGLPERPVDPAPVATGVAVPEQPRGRLIARFARPRS; from the coding sequence ATGACCCGGTCGCTCCTGCCCCAGCGCATGCGCGGGCTCCCGCGCGCCGTCTGGGTGCTCGTCGCCGGCACGCTCATCACGCGCGCGGGCTCGTTCGTCGTGCCGTTCATGACGATCTACCTGCACACCGACCGCGGCCTCTCGCTGCGCGCCGCCGGCATCGCGCTCGGCGCGTGGGGCGCGGGCGGCATGGTGGCCTCGCTGACCGGCGGCACGCTCGCCGACCGCCTCGGCCGCAAGCCGGTCGTCGTCGGCTCCCCCGCGCTCGGCGGCCTCGCGGTCGTCGGCCTCGTCGTCACGCAGGCGCCGTGGGCGGTCGTGCTCGTGGCGTTCCTCGCGGGCGCCGTCTCGGAGTCGGGCAGACCCGCCGTGTCGGCGATGCTGACCGACCTCACCCCTCCCGGACGCCGCATCGACGCGTTCGCGCTGTTCCGCCTCGTCGTCAACCTCGGCTTCGCCGTCGGCACCGGCTTGGGCGGCGTGCTCATCGCCACGTACGGCTTCGCGCCGCTCTTCCTCGCCGACGCCGCGACATCGTGGGCGTACGCCGTCGTGGCGTTCCTGCTCCTCCGCGAGACCAAGCCGGCGACGACAGCCAAGGCCGACGGGGCTCCACGGCGCGGCTTCGGCGCCGTGTTCGCCGACCGGGTCATGCGGCGCTACTGGATGGGGACGTTCGTCGGGGCGCTGATGTTCTGCCAGCCGATGTCCACGCTCGCGCTGGCGCTCACCGACCGCGGCATGTCCACCGCCGTCTACGGCGCCCTCATCTCCACCAACGGCGTGCTCATCATCGCCACCGAGTTCTGGCTCAGCGGGCGTACGCGCCGCTTCCCGCCGCACCGCGTCATGGCGGTCGGCAGCGTGCTGCTCGGCGTCGGCTTCGCGCTCACGGGCGCGGTCGGCGCGTCGATCCCGCTCCTCGTCGCGACGGTGCTCATCTGGACCACCGGCGAGATGCTCGGCTCGCCGACCGGGCAGGCGTACCTCGCCGCCATCGCCCCGCCCGACCTCCGCGGCCGCTACGCCGGCGCCGTCGGGCTGGCGTGGTCGCTCGCGTTCACGGTGGGGCCGTTCCTCGGGACGATCGCGCTGGAGAACGGCGGCGCGTACTACTGGTTCGGCAGCCTCGCCCTGGCGCTGGCATCGGCGGGCCTGTTCCTCACGCTGCCGCACGTCTCGCTCGCGCAGCCGTCGATCCCGCCCGGCCTGCCCGAACGCCCCGTCGACCCCGCGCCCGTCGCGACCGGCGTCGCGGTGCCCGAGCAGCCGCGCGGCCGGCTCATCGCCCGCTTCGCGCGACCTCGGTCCTAG
- a CDS encoding DUF3052 domain-containing protein, translating to MGTAESADVQRSAADRLGIAAGMLVQELGRDDDVDAELTNGIVARTGTELVDEDSDDVVDVVLLWFREDDGDLVDLLMDARTRLDNNGAIWVLTPKAGREGHVEPSDIIDAAPTAGLTQTSTLSVTKDWAAAKLVVPKGQRAPRR from the coding sequence GTGGGGACCGCGGAGTCCGCGGACGTTCAGCGCAGCGCGGCGGACCGACTCGGCATCGCCGCCGGCATGCTCGTCCAGGAGCTGGGCCGCGACGACGACGTCGACGCCGAGCTGACCAATGGCATCGTCGCCCGTACGGGCACCGAGCTCGTCGACGAGGACTCGGACGACGTCGTCGACGTGGTGCTGCTGTGGTTCAGGGAGGACGACGGCGACCTCGTCGACCTGCTCATGGACGCGCGTACGCGCCTCGACAACAACGGCGCCATCTGGGTGCTCACGCCCAAGGCCGGGCGCGAGGGGCACGTCGAGCCGAGCGACATCATCGACGCCGCGCCGACCGCCGGCCTGACCCAGACCTCGACGCTGTCGGTGACGAAGGACTGGGCCGCCGCCAAGCTCGTCGTGCCGAAGGGGCAGCGGGCACCGCGCCGTTAG